The window AGCACCGGATGCGACTCGCGAAAGTGTTCGACTTGTTTTTGCCATCGTTCGGCCAAGGTCGCTGAGTTGACGTCTTGCTCGTCCAAAGTCTCTCGAATCTCATCGAGTTCGGCTTTCAAACGAGCGATCTCGGCTGGGTCCAGGTCATCGATGTCAGCGAGTTGCTCATGAAGGCGAGCAATCGTGGCGTCCAATTCACTTCTCATGAGCGTGGGTCTCAG of the Rhodopirellula baltica SH 1 genome contains:
- a CDS encoding DUF4404 family protein, with product MRSELDATIARLHEQLADIDDLDPAEIARLKAELDEIRETLDEQDVNSATLAERWQKQVEHFRESHPVLTENAGRVADMLSQMGI